The Acidobacteriota bacterium genomic sequence TTGGTTCCCAGCCGGTTCGGCCGACAGGTCGGTGTGACCGCGCGCCTCGGAGAGAGGCTCGCAGTCATGGCCATGCGGTACCAGGCTGATGAAGACCAGCGCGGCGAGCTGCAGCGCGGCAAGGGCAGCTCGGTGGAGTCGAAGGACGCCCATAGGAGCTGGAGACTAACTCAGGTATGTCTACCTTGGCAAACCGGCCCACCCTAGGGGCAAGGCCCGGTGTGCCGAACTCTTGGAGCGTGGGACAACCTCTCCGACGGCGGAAACAACGCTGTTGGTCCTTTGGAACCTGCTAATCTGCCATCGCTCAGCAGTCCGAACAACGACGAGATTCGAGGAGCGAAACGATGCCGAAAGTCGAGGTGGTGCGAGGGGGAACCTTCGAAGTGGCCGAGGGAACCCGATTGGTCAACGCCCTCGCCGACCACGGCGAGGACATCAGCTACCGCTGCGGCGGCTACGGCGGCTGCACCACCTGTCGGGTGCGATTCGAGTTCGGCGAACCGACGGCGATGACCGAGGCGGAGCACAAGAAGCTCGCAGCCACCGAGCTGCTCGGCGAGGTGCGTCTGGCCTGTCAGTGCCTGGTCGGGCAGGACATGAAGCTCGAAGTGTTGATGCGCGTGTCGGAGCAGGCTTGGGTTAGGCCGGGCACCGCGCCGGAGCCGGAGATCACTCCTCCGCCGGAGTGGCGGTCCGAGTAGTCTCCGACAGCGTTTTCTCAGGTAGCTCGCGCATCAAGATCTCCACGATCGCCGCGGCCATCAGCTCGTTGCCGCGCTGGTTCAGGTGGCAACAGTCGTCGATGTAGAGGGTTTCGCGGACGTCGGCGAAGAGCATCGACAGGTCGTGAAAGGCGATACCGTCCGCCGCCAGACGAGCGCCGGCATCGCGCAGCATCTGATAGCCGCCCTGCACCACCGCCCGGTAGGGACGATTCTCGGAATAGGCCACCCGGCGCTCTTCGGAAGACAGCGGCTTGGCCCCCTCCGGATATTGATTGGGTTGAAGAAAGTGGAAGTAGGGAATGCCCTGGGAGTCGCATAGGCCGGCCATCAGGCGCGACGAGCGCTCCCAGAAGGCCACCAGTTCTTCCGCCACCTTCGGTTGATCGCCCTTGCGGTAGGTGTAGGCAGGTCCGCGGGCTACAAAGTCGCCGGCATTCCCTTCGCCGTCCGCCGCCGGCGCCGCGGCGGCCGCCACCTGCGCCTCGGCGATGGACTCCACGGCCCGCGCGTCGAGCGACCGCCAGACCAGATTGGCCGTCACACTCCACCGCCAGGGCGCTTGCGAAAAGGACCGCGCGAGTGCGCGACGGCGCTCCTGCTCGTAGGCTGCGCGGCCGACCAGCGCCGCCGCCTCGCCGGTCGGCAGGCCCTCCACCCGCACATTCCAGCTCCGCGGATAGAAAGGGGACACTTTGCGGTAGCGATTCTCCGTCTGCGCCAGGGCGATGTCGTTGAAGCCGTCGAGGTTGATCACCACATCGAGGGGGTAGCCGCGGGCCAGCACCCAGTTGAGGGTCATCAACTGCTGCGGCTGTTTGTACCCTCCGAGGCCCCAGCTATCCACCACCACGCCGCGCGCGGCCAGCTCTGGGCGCTCGAGCAGATTGTCGACCAGCACTTCGCCACCGCGAAAAGCGAAGATGAAGGCCACCGAGCCACCCAACACCCCGATGTGCAGTGGATCGTCGGACGGCTGCGGAAAGGGATTGCGCCGGCGGAAAAACCCCTCCGGGCTGATGATCAGGTGCTGACCGTCGCGGTCGACGTTGCTGCCGGGATCGATCACGAAGCCCAAGAACGGCTGCACCACTTCGTCCTTGAACGCCTGGATCTCCTCCTCGATGGCCGGCGGCGGCGCATCCTCTGCCTGAGGCACCCGGCCGACTTCCGCCCGCTGGGATGCGGTGCGCGACCAGCGGAAGGCCTCCCCTTCGCGCCACCAGAACAGGCCGAAGGAGACGATCTCCAGAAAGAGCAGCAGCAGCACGCCGAGAACGGCGCTCAGGAAGAGTTTTCGCAAGATCTGTCCCAAAGATGTGTCTCAGTCGAGCAGGAAATCCAGAGACTCGCCCACTTCCAGCTCCCGCGGCTCCCGGCCGCGGCCGAAGAGGCGGGCTCCGATGACGCCTTCGAGGGTGACGGACTCGCCCTCCACCTTGAGCCAGGCGCCTTCCCGCAGCCCCACCACCCAGGGCTCGTTCTCTTCGTGGAACTCGCGAATTCGCTCTTCCCGGGTTTCGCCCTGGTGCCTGGAATCAGGATCCGGGTCCAGGTAGTGGGGATTGATATTGAAGGGCACCAACCCCAAGGCCTCGAAGCTCTCTGGCTCGACGATGGGCATGTCGTTGGTGGTGCGGATCGAGACGCAGGCGACATTCGATCCGGCGCTGGTGCTGGCATAGGGCATGCCGGCGGCCACCCGCCGCCGAATGGGGTCGAGCACACCCCGGGAGTAGAGCGACTTGAGCAGTCGGAAAGTGTTGCCACCGCCAACGAAGATGCCTTCCGCCCGCTCGACCGCCGCCACCGGATCCGCTGCCCGGTGCAGCGACTCGAGTTCGAAGCCGAATTCCGCAAAGCGCTCCCTGGCCTTGTCCTCATAGCCGTCGCGATCAGCCAGGGCGAAGGGAATGAAGAGAATCCGCTGACCACCGTCGAACACCTCCTCGAGGGCGCTCTCGCAGTGCTCTAGGTAACCGTGCCCCCAGCAGGTCGAGTTGCTGATCAGCCGCAGATGCTTCATGCCTTTGGCTCCGCGAATCGCTTCTCACCGGCGGTCACCGCGACCGGCAGCTTGTTCTGGGCCGGCGGCAGGGGACAGGTCGAGAACGCCGTAAAGGCGCAGGGAGGGTTGTAGGCGCGGTTGAAGTCGAGCACCAGGCGCCCCTCCTCGTCGGGCGCCGGAGCGTAGAGGAAACGGCCGCCGCCGTAGGTGGTGTCGCCGTTCGTCGCATCACCGAACACCACGAAGGCCTCGCCGCCTTCGAAATCCCCCATCACGTCGAGGCGATGTGTCTGGCCTGCGTGCTCGAATACGATCGCCCCGGCGCTCGGCGTGTCCTCGACCTGTCCAAGAACATTGACGATGGGAAGGGTGCGGGGCGGATCGTGCGCCTCGAAGCTCGCAGCAAGCCGCCAGTCGAAGGACACCGGGTAGATCTCGATCCCCGGAAAATCGAGGCGGGTGGCGCTCTGGCGGTCTTTGATCCTCATCCCGACGCGGTCGCCCCGCTCGATGGGGAAAAAGGAGAGATCGCCCCAGGCGATGGTCGTGGCCTCGCCGGAAGCGTCCGACTGGAGCACGCGGCTCTCACCCGCGGCCAACGGCTCCTCCCCCACCACCAAGCCCTCACCGGCATCCGGCAGGTCCGCCGCCGCCTCGAAGCGTAGCCCTTCGGCATTGCGATGGATCACCCCCAACCGCTCCGGTGCCTTGCCAGCCGGCAAGACCACCGTGGCGCCCGGATCCGAACCGACGGCGTTCGCCCCCTCGCTGAGCCAGTCCAAACCGACCAGGGTCAGCCAACCTTCTTCCGCTCGAAGGCGCTCCAGTCGCTCGCTGCGCCAGGCTTCGACCTCCTCGCGATGGGCGGCCATCTCCTCCGCCGAGGGAGCGGATTCGGAGGCACAGCCGGCCAGAACCGCCCACGGCAGCAAGGCGCCACAGAGAAAAAGGCATGGAAGGGACCGAAGACTACGGGGACGCTGGACTCGAATGGTCATAGATGGCGCCTCGAAGGAAGAGAACCCATGGCCTCCGGACGCCAAACCATGGCTCCGGAGAGGTCGAGATGAGGGTTCCGCAATCCGGAACCCTCATCGGCTCATCTTCTCAAAGGAGATCGCCGAACGCACGTTCCGGGGTGTGGATTCCCGAGGCTGCTACTCGTAGTAGAGAACGAACCAGGTGTGGTAGGCCACCACCAGCATCGTCAACACCGCCAGCGCCACGTGGACGACCATCCAGGGAAAGGACAGCATCTTCGGCTTGAAGCCGATCGATACGGGATGGAGATATCCAACCAGGAGATTGCCAAGGTACACGCTGCTCAGCAGGAGCAAGTAGCCGTAGCCCAGGCGCATTGAGTGGAAGTAGAAGAAAACCGGCGCCACCAAGCCCAGGTTCTTGTGGAGGCGGTAGCTCTTCTTGGCGGCGCGCGCCCAGCCCATGGCGCGGCCGACAGTGAGCCACCACTGGTGCAGCAGGTAGGCGAGGAGCAGGCAGCCGGTCCACCGTTTGAACGACTCGTCGAGCTGCTTACCGGCCAGCCAGGACCATTCCCAGCCAAGAATCGCCTGCACGAGGTAGACGGAGAGGAGAAAGATTCCGAGAGCTGCCCGCCGGCGTTCGCGGCGGATCATCCGGCGGGCTCGATCGCTGCATTACCTTTATTCTGAAAGCCCCCCTCGGCGGCGGCCAGCAAGCGAGAGAGGGATTCCGTCGCGGTGCGCCGTTCTACCTCCGCCATGAACACCTCGACGCTCGGCAAGAAGTAGCCGTCCCGCGGCCAGCGCTCGCCGATCTCCGGCCGGCGATCGAAGGTTTCGGTCTCCTCGAGGTAGCCGGCGTAAGCATCGCGGAAGCTCTTGCGCAGAGCGGCGAGGATGTCGAACATCTCGTCGTAGGGCACCTGGTCGGACGGGAAGGTCCACGTGGTCGCCCCCATCACGTCGCCTAGCCGCCAGTCTGTCTTCGGGCTGTCGGGATGCTCGTTGTGGCAGGTCACACAGGGCTCGGCGACGGCCAAATCCGCGAACATCGCCGTTTGGAGCCCAGTGTCAGGGGTCACGAAGAAGCGAGGATCTTGGTCCGCCCGGATGCCCTCGAACTCTGCGAGCTGCTCGCCCTGGAAGAGATTGGACTGGCTAATGGGGAAATCCGAGCCGAGGAACAGCCCCAGGCGCACCGGGTTCTTCTCGAGGCTCACCGCCGCCGAGCGCAGAAAAAGCGCCGGCAAGGGGCCGGCCTGGACCGCCGGCTGCTTCCAGTCTTCATCGAAAGCCAAACCGACGGCTTGACCGGCGCCGACGATCTCCTGGGTATACAAACGCCGAACCTGAGCGTTCTCCGCCGCGCAAATACGCAGCACCTCCTCTATCGACAGCATCCGCCCAGAAGCGGCGGCGTCAACGGCAAGCGGCGCCGGAGCGCTGACGAAGAGGTAGACGATCAGAGCCACCAGCAGCAGAGCGATCAAAGTAAAGGGCTTCATTGAGCCCTTCCCTGGATCTGCGCGAGGGTCGTGCGGGTGGCGCGGAATTCCTTCTCGTCGGAATAGGGTGACGGTCCGCCCCGGAAGTACTCTTCGATGACGGCCGGATCCAGCCGGTCGGCCATCCGCGTCGGCGCTTTCCACAAATGGTTGCCGTGGAAGTCGTGGCAGCCAAGGCAGGTATTCCAGCTCGCCGTCGCCACCAGCTCGTGGTGCGGCGTATCGACAGGATCCACCTTCAGCTCAAGATCACCGTGGCACTCAGAACAGTAGTCCGCCTTCACGGTGATCCGCTCGCCGGCATGCTCCAGATGACAGCCCATACAGGTCTGCGGCTGAAGATTCTCCCGCGCCTTGGCGAATCGTGGTTCAAGGAAACGGAAGGTCGGGTGGCGGTCGTTGGGACGCTCGTGGCAATCGAGACACGCGGCGTCGCTGACGTCCGCCAGGCCGAAGTCGGCAGGTTCCGGTCGCAGACCGAAGGCATAGCGCGCATTGGCCTGCACCTGCTGGCGAAAGGTACCCGGTGCCTGGCGGTGGCAGGCGCTGCACTGCACCTCCGCATGA encodes the following:
- a CDS encoding cytochrome c3 family protein, producing the protein MALVLFAPGSETFHALGPMNTGHAEVQCSACHRQAPGTFRQQVQANARYAFGLRPEPADFGLADVSDAACLDCHERPNDRHPTFRFLEPRFAKARENLQPQTCMGCHLEHAGERITVKADYCSECHGDLELKVDPVDTPHHELVATASWNTCLGCHDFHGNHLWKAPTRMADRLDPAVIEEYFRGGPSPYSDEKEFRATRTTLAQIQGRAQ
- a CDS encoding DUF3365 domain-containing protein; translation: MKPFTLIALLLVALIVYLFVSAPAPLAVDAAASGRMLSIEEVLRICAAENAQVRRLYTQEIVGAGQAVGLAFDEDWKQPAVQAGPLPALFLRSAAVSLEKNPVRLGLFLGSDFPISQSNLFQGEQLAEFEGIRADQDPRFFVTPDTGLQTAMFADLAVAEPCVTCHNEHPDSPKTDWRLGDVMGATTWTFPSDQVPYDEMFDILAALRKSFRDAYAGYLEETETFDRRPEIGERWPRDGYFLPSVEVFMAEVERRTATESLSRLLAAAEGGFQNKGNAAIEPAG
- the pepE gene encoding dipeptidase PepE; this translates as MKHLRLISNSTCWGHGYLEHCESALEEVFDGGQRILFIPFALADRDGYEDKARERFAEFGFELESLHRAADPVAAVERAEGIFVGGGNTFRLLKSLYSRGVLDPIRRRVAAGMPYASTSAGSNVACVSIRTTNDMPIVEPESFEALGLVPFNINPHYLDPDPDSRHQGETREERIREFHEENEPWVVGLREGAWLKVEGESVTLEGVIGARLFGRGREPRELEVGESLDFLLD
- a CDS encoding 2Fe-2S iron-sulfur cluster-binding protein translates to MPKVEVVRGGTFEVAEGTRLVNALADHGEDISYRCGGYGGCTTCRVRFEFGEPTAMTEAEHKKLAATELLGEVRLACQCLVGQDMKLEVLMRVSEQAWVRPGTAPEPEITPPPEWRSE
- a CDS encoding DUF1684 domain-containing protein, producing the protein MTIRVQRPRSLRSLPCLFLCGALLPWAVLAGCASESAPSAEEMAAHREEVEAWRSERLERLRAEEGWLTLVGLDWLSEGANAVGSDPGATVVLPAGKAPERLGVIHRNAEGLRFEAAADLPDAGEGLVVGEEPLAAGESRVLQSDASGEATTIAWGDLSFFPIERGDRVGMRIKDRQSATRLDFPGIEIYPVSFDWRLAASFEAHDPPRTLPIVNVLGQVEDTPSAGAIVFEHAGQTHRLDVMGDFEGGEAFVVFGDATNGDTTYGGGRFLYAPAPDEEGRLVLDFNRAYNPPCAFTAFSTCPLPPAQNKLPVAVTAGEKRFAEPKA